In Stomoxys calcitrans chromosome 2, idStoCalc2.1, whole genome shotgun sequence, the following proteins share a genomic window:
- the LOC131994744 gene encoding uncharacterized protein LOC131994744, translated as MSANVKLEKDPNNEEEREKVDEKVYQELIGYLLYVALHSRPDIAYAVNILSQFSKDPRKQHYNAALQVIRYLSTTRNAAIIYKKNSAPLMGFCDANWAQDINDRKSQTGFCFLLAGGAVTWESKKQKVVAHSSAEAEYIALTESAKEASYLSYILEELGLFNGKPIKIHTDSQSAQKMAEFGSHHSRIKHIHYKYHYIKDTIQNGVVELRYLPTQDMLADVLTKPVPKPKHIYCSNNMGIKLNC; from the coding sequence ATGTCTGCAAATGTGAAACTAGAAAAGGACCCAAACAATGAAGAAGAAAGGGAAAAAGTGGATGAAAAAGTCTATCAAGAATTAATTGGTTATTTATTGTACGTAGCATTGCATAGTAGACCAGATATTGCATATGCAGTTAACATATTATCGCAATTTTCAAAAGACCCCCGGAAACAACATTATAATGCTGCTTTGCAAGTAATAAGGTACTTGAGTACAACAAGGAATGCagcaataatatataaaaagaatTCGGCACCTCTCATGGGATTCTGTGACGCCAattgggctcaagatatcaatgaTAGGAAATCTCAAACTGGGTTCTGTTTTCTCCTAGCAGGTGGAGCGGTCACCTGGGaatccaaaaaacaaaaggtGGTTGCACATTCTAGTGCTGAAGCGGAATATATAGCTTTGACTGAATCAGCTAAAGAAGCCTCATATTTAAGTTACATACTTGAAGAACTTGGATTATTCAATGGCAAACCAATAAAAATACATACTGATTCTCAAAGTGCGCAAAAAATGGCAGAGTTCGGTTCTCATCATTCTCGAATAAAACATATCCACTACAAGTATCATTATATTAAGGACACAATACAAAATGGAGTTGTTGAGCTGCGGTACTTGCCTACACAAGATATGTTGGCGGATGTTCTAACAAAACCAGTACCGAAACCAAAACATATTTATTGTTCTAATAATATGGGCATTAAACTTAATTGTTAA